TTTCCGATGTTGAAAAACTGATTCGCACTGCTATGTCATGTAATATACTATGCAAGATTCGCCCTTCGATAATTCAGTGTAATAATCAACTGGCATATTCTGTTCATCATTTCTGACCAAAGATTCATACGTGCTGCATGATGTACAATTGGACATCAAAACGCCATTTGATGTTACTTGTCATCCTTATTCGTTATGAGACTACGCCGTATAACCCTTCAGGATATTTGGTTCCAACCTTagtaaattatgaatttatgTAATCTACAATTCAAATGTTTGTACGTACCGTACCACAAAAAATCATTgcattcaaaataatttttgcacTGATTTTAAGAATATTGCGTTGCGTATAGAAGAAACATTCGACATTCAGCAAATTACATTTACTATGTATAAAATGTCCCAGCTTAATTTTCTGTTCCAATTCTGAAGAGTCAAGTCATCATTCGATTAAACGTGAATACATGACAAGACATGTCCTGTGAAATGTCATGACTGTCATCAAGTTTCCATCTCTGATTAATCAAGCAAAGCGAATCGATTTACGCAATCAATAAAGATtttctttataaattttcgGAGTTCAATTGAATTGAGCAGAGGAATATACGAATTACGCCGTCGTTTTCGAAGAATCGATGAATTTACCACAGTACACTGAAAAGAATCTGGAGGGCGTATTTATCCGTTGAATTAGTAACACTGGGTTTAATGATTAATAAGGTATTTTGCGAATTTTAAGCAATATATGTATGCCAAGATTTGAAATGTGTACCAAAGTACATATAATTTGAAGTGTTCACGAATATGAGATATTAGGAAGGTAACAAGATGAGGTTGCGGATTGTGCAAGACGTTGTTCTAAGCATATTGAACGATTTTGTGGCCCTGAAAAGGGCCGTTTAAGGTTATTTGTTTGTGCAGTAAATTTAAGCCTTCTTCTCGGTCTTCTTTGGTAGGAGAACAGCCTGAATGTTGGGCAGAACACCACCTTGGGCAATGGTAACTCCAGACAACAGTTTGTTCAACTCTTCGTCGTTACGAATGGCCAGCTGCAAATGACGAGGAATAATCCTGGTCTTCTTATTGTCCCGGGCAGCATTACCGGCCAATTCCAAAACTTCAGCAGCCAAGTACTCCATCACAGCGGCGAGGTATACCGGAGCTCCAGCACCAACTCGTTCGGCATAATTTCCTTTGCGAAGTAGCCGATGAATACGACCCACCG
The Neodiprion lecontei isolate iyNeoLeco1 chromosome 3, iyNeoLeco1.1, whole genome shotgun sequence DNA segment above includes these coding regions:
- the LOC107223859 gene encoding histone H2A, which codes for MSGRGKGGKVKGKAKSRSSRAGLQFPVGRIHRLLRKGNYAERVGAGAPVYLAAVMEYLAAEVLELAGNAARDNKKTRIIPRHLQLAIRNDEELNKLLSGVTIAQGGVLPNIQAVLLPKKTEKKA